One Brachyspira pilosicoli P43/6/78 genomic window carries:
- a CDS encoding flagellar filament outer layer protein FlaA, producing the protein MKKLFAVLASIFVAASAYGVTNSTLIDFAITGNADNLQPAGDDTNEAVSVQQNLYNDNWVVWLNESARLTENRRNSYVTNVDSKGNNGAWEAGKVLGIRVHFPLQSWNSYALVKPAFQLEMYGGTDGTKYTDGKGVIHNVGEIKSISSWVYGRNYLVSYFINLQNELGELKSYPMGNVYFSGWRQLKWENREYLANVRDRVLVRKPLYPKMIPSVKLDSLGFYRTKDTQGGDFITYVKDITMEYDVVVVDFEEDIDDEATWQLLKTENERKQAIENARVREAAELQQLEQRRINGGDAQQDAGAAQNTQTQETAAQ; encoded by the coding sequence ATGAAAAAGTTATTCGCAGTATTAGCTTCTATTTTTGTTGCTGCATCTGCTTACGGTGTAACAAATTCAACTTTAATTGATTTTGCTATAACAGGTAATGCTGATAACTTGCAGCCTGCAGGAGATGATACAAATGAAGCAGTTTCTGTTCAACAAAATCTTTACAATGATAACTGGGTAGTATGGTTAAATGAATCTGCTAGATTAACAGAAAATCGCAGAAATTCATATGTTACTAACGTAGATAGTAAAGGTAATAACGGTGCTTGGGAAGCAGGAAAAGTTCTTGGTATAAGAGTACATTTCCCTTTACAATCTTGGAATAGCTATGCTTTAGTAAAACCTGCTTTTCAGCTTGAAATGTATGGTGGAACTGATGGTACAAAATATACAGACGGTAAAGGTGTAATACACAACGTTGGTGAAATTAAATCTATTAGTTCTTGGGTATATGGACGTAATTATTTAGTTAGTTACTTTATCAACTTACAAAACGAATTAGGTGAATTAAAATCTTATCCTATGGGTAATGTTTATTTCAGCGGTTGGAGACAATTAAAATGGGAAAACAGAGAGTATTTAGCTAATGTTCGCGACAGAGTATTAGTAAGAAAACCTCTTTATCCTAAAATGATTCCTTCTGTAAAATTAGACTCTTTAGGTTTCTATAGAACTAAAGATACTCAAGGCGGCGATTTCATTACTTATGTTAAAGATATAACTATGGAATATGACGTAGTAGTTGTTGATTTCGAAGAAGATATCGACGATGAAGCTACTTGGCAGTTATTAAAAACTGAAAACGAAAGAAAACAAGCTATTGAAAATGCTAGAGTTCGTGAAGCTGCTGAATTACAACAATTAGAACAAAGAAGAATTAATGGCGGCGATGCTCAGCAAGATGCTGGTGCAGCTCAAAATACACAAACTCAAGAAACTGCTGCTCAATAA
- a CDS encoding hydrolase, with amino-acid sequence MKLMNEPILDRNNSLYICIDLQGKLLAAIDNLDTLIKKSNVLLKTSEIYNIPLLVTEQYPKGLGPTDERVILPKHHKLFAKTNFSVFASEDFVEEFNNLNKKNIIVFGAETHVCVYYSVYHLLQNGYNVYVVADACGSRTDNDKQIGLEQMRKLGANIISTEMVLFGFIEGSKVPNFKDLSNLLKNQ; translated from the coding sequence ATGAAATTAATGAATGAACCTATTTTAGATAGAAATAATTCTTTATATATTTGTATAGATTTGCAAGGTAAATTATTGGCGGCAATAGATAATTTAGATACACTTATAAAAAAGTCTAATGTATTGCTTAAAACTTCTGAGATATACAATATACCTCTTTTAGTTACTGAGCAGTATCCTAAAGGTTTAGGACCTACTGATGAGAGGGTAATACTTCCGAAACATCATAAATTATTTGCTAAGACTAATTTTAGTGTATTTGCTAGCGAAGATTTTGTTGAGGAGTTTAATAATTTAAATAAAAAGAATATTATAGTATTTGGAGCTGAGACACATGTATGCGTATATTATAGTGTTTATCATTTGCTTCAAAATGGATATAATGTTTATGTGGTTGCTGATGCTTGCGGTTCTAGAACTGATAATGATAAGCAAATTGGTTTAGAACAGATGAGGAAATTGGGGGCTAATATTATAAGTACAGAGATGGTTCTTTTTGGATTTATAGAGGGTTCAAAAGTGCCTAATTTTAAAGATTTAAGTAATTTATTAAAAAATCAGTAA
- the tpiA gene encoding triose-phosphate isomerase, with product MMRRKLIAGNWKMNNTNKEALELVNQLKDLVKDVKDRDIMIAPTFTCLSDVNNAIKGSNIKLGAQNLYFEEKGAFTGQISADMLLSVGCEYVIVGHSECRDIFGEKDELINKKVKRALDKNLVPVLCVGEHLEEREKGITSDIVSSQVKEAFKGLSEAEAKKVVIAYEPVWAIGTGKTATPQDADDVHKTIRDTLKSIYNESVSEGMIILYGGSVNEKNADDLLNMPNIDGALVGGASLVADKFARIVNYIAK from the coding sequence ATTATGAGAAGAAAACTTATAGCTGGTAACTGGAAAATGAATAATACTAACAAAGAGGCTTTGGAGTTAGTAAATCAGTTAAAAGATTTAGTAAAAGATGTTAAAGACAGAGATATTATGATAGCACCTACTTTTACTTGCTTGAGCGATGTTAATAATGCTATTAAAGGAAGCAATATAAAATTAGGAGCACAGAATTTATATTTTGAAGAGAAGGGTGCTTTTACTGGTCAGATTTCTGCTGATATGCTTTTGTCTGTAGGCTGTGAATATGTTATAGTTGGTCACTCTGAATGCCGTGATATATTTGGTGAAAAAGATGAGCTTATAAACAAAAAAGTAAAAAGAGCTTTAGATAAAAACTTGGTACCTGTTTTATGTGTAGGCGAACATTTAGAAGAGAGAGAAAAAGGCATTACTTCTGATATAGTAAGCAGTCAAGTAAAAGAGGCTTTCAAGGGTTTAAGTGAAGCTGAGGCTAAAAAGGTTGTAATAGCTTATGAACCTGTTTGGGCTATTGGTACTGGTAAAACTGCTACTCCTCAAGATGCTGATGATGTACATAAAACTATAAGAGACACATTAAAGTCTATTTATAATGAGAGTGTTTCTGAAGGCATGATTATACTTTACGGCGGAAGCGTTAATGAGAAAAATGCTGATGATTTGCTTAATATGCCTAATATAGATGGTGCTTTAGTTGGCGGTGCTTCATTAGTTGCTGACAAGTTCGCTAGAATAGTTAATTATATAGCTAAGTAA
- a CDS encoding PdaC/SigV domain-containing protein — translation MKKVIYVFLLFSSLLFCQNIDISKKDFYFLKGNIGSTPISMYLYIDNNNNLSGKYYYDTIKQIINIKGSINGNSFHLEESINDRVIGSLDGEISGEMVFTGNWVSADKNNTFSFSFYIDNNYPINKIRFINASLNVKEDNGTFEASRDAVIIANEKKVKAINRISLDVDETKSIDEENITTTLNNLISSQYNTWKEAINDKFNMQRNIEVSFIDENIISFSLYNYSYAGGAHGIYNIQPNIYLISNGKRVGLSVSELIEDVADIDLINLMRIKLTENMSESDFFDFNSITLSDTFDITPTGIKFIWPAYKISDYAHGIIEIEFRYSELKPFVKEDSVFMYLFE, via the coding sequence ATGAAAAAAGTTATTTATGTTTTTTTGTTATTTTCTTCTTTGCTCTTTTGTCAAAATATAGATATATCAAAAAAAGATTTTTATTTTCTTAAGGGAAATATCGGAAGTACTCCTATAAGTATGTATTTATATATAGATAATAATAATAATCTTTCAGGTAAATATTATTATGATACTATAAAACAAATTATTAATATAAAGGGAAGTATTAACGGAAATAGTTTTCATCTTGAAGAGAGCATTAATGATAGAGTGATAGGTTCTTTAGACGGTGAAATTAGCGGTGAAATGGTTTTTACTGGTAATTGGGTTTCTGCTGACAAAAATAATACTTTTAGTTTTTCTTTTTATATAGACAATAATTATCCTATCAATAAAATTAGGTTTATAAATGCAAGCTTAAATGTTAAAGAAGATAATGGCACTTTTGAAGCAAGCAGAGATGCGGTTATTATAGCAAATGAGAAAAAAGTAAAAGCAATAAATAGAATATCTTTAGATGTTGATGAAACCAAATCGATAGATGAAGAAAATATTACAACTACGCTTAATAATTTAATTTCATCTCAATATAATACTTGGAAAGAAGCCATTAATGATAAGTTTAATATGCAAAGAAATATTGAAGTATCATTTATAGATGAGAATATTATATCATTTTCTCTATATAATTATTCTTATGCAGGCGGTGCTCATGGCATATATAATATTCAGCCTAATATATATTTAATATCCAATGGAAAAAGAGTTGGTTTAAGTGTATCGGAACTAATAGAAGATGTAGCAGATATTGATTTAATTAATTTAATGCGTATAAAACTTACAGAGAATATGTCAGAATCTGATTTCTTTGATTTTAATAGTATTACATTAAGCGATACATTTGATATTACTCCAACAGGTATAAAGTTTATATGGCCTGCTTATAAGATATCCGATTATGCTCATGGTATTATTGAAATAGAGTTTAGATATTCTGAATTAAAGCCTTTTGTAAAAGAAGATTCTGTATTTATGTATTTATTTGAATAG
- a CDS encoding endonuclease III domain-containing protein encodes MNDKDIHPIMKELTKVTKSMPMPVVTEIKLITNRDAYKILISTMLSLRTKDPTTRDASMRLFEKAGNAKEMIKLTEEEIAKLIYPVGFYNVKAKNILEVSHMIIDDYNGEVPDEIDELLKLKGVGRKVANLVVTEAFDKDGICVDTHVHRISNRFGYVHTKTPEETEFALREKLPKEYWRVYNDTLVVYGQNLCKPISPLCSECTVSQYCDYFKNKK; translated from the coding sequence ATGAATGATAAAGATATACACCCTATAATGAAAGAGCTTACAAAAGTTACCAAGTCTATGCCTATGCCTGTGGTAACAGAGATAAAGCTTATTACAAACAGAGATGCTTATAAAATATTAATTTCCACTATGCTTTCTCTTAGAACTAAAGACCCTACAACAAGAGATGCTTCAATGAGGCTGTTTGAAAAAGCAGGAAATGCCAAAGAGATGATAAAGCTTACAGAAGAAGAGATTGCTAAGCTTATTTACCCTGTGGGTTTTTATAATGTAAAGGCAAAAAATATACTTGAAGTTTCTCATATGATTATTGATGATTATAATGGAGAAGTACCTGATGAGATAGATGAGCTTTTAAAACTCAAAGGGGTAGGCAGAAAGGTTGCGAATTTAGTAGTTACAGAGGCTTTTGACAAAGACGGCATATGTGTTGACACGCATGTACATAGAATATCAAATAGATTCGGCTACGTTCACACAAAGACACCGGAAGAGACAGAGTTTGCATTGAGAGAAAAGCTTCCAAAAGAATATTGGCGTGTTTATAATGATACATTAGTTGTTTATGGTCAGAACTTGTGTAAGCCCATTAGTCCTTTATGCAGTGAATGTACGGTTTCACAGTATTGCGACTATTTCAAGAACAAGAAATAA
- a CDS encoding TonB-dependent receptor plug domain-containing protein, whose amino-acid sequence MKRFIIYFLFASINMLYSQTYLIRELKGGIWVTSKVEITNNTQTNNEYPNVSKKIPINVNNKTITSEEIERMGYNNAKEILENQAGFVNKGNYMGNEVVDPAGGSADNIKIYINGVLMNTAKGNADAGVDLRRIPSNLIEKIEIIGSSIYITTKTPKEDIILLSLSYGSYNTIAPSILFSKNIDDNQIFTFTADSYYSDANYYYNFTNLAGKWIKGNIEDNRQFIINSSANYKYIFKNKNYINAFANISYSSSASQYQIPPISYTDSWFNFTTLASSISYNGFSEVLDYNINLSYLFDSFVDRPYFKEGKFVSDYKSHGLAINTTLKRMDEFIPNTITLYNQLTPEYRYDILTEEKNALETNFNHNPQRHSLNIKYEMQLSFGYWDNNTPIFTLMPSIKYEYQNEFFTNQKHNNYLAYNAGFNLNFYKGYSLYFAYMSDYTSPTFNDLYYGNFSNPNLKPETYNQILTKISLEPITNLKIESSYTYTTYTNKIIWYSSIPENADTAISHIFSSSIGYDIYFLTYNKIKAKIEYSYQLAYLNEEKLPKIGLPNNVVTALLGYDFVSDGKILSSLSFNIYYIYSSPRAMTSNYPIYYSEEFHNLNISFYSIWFKHLIFSMHFKNILNKTPILSAYSVAKPFTFEFEVGYNF is encoded by the coding sequence ATGAAACGTTTTATCATATATTTCCTTTTTGCTTCTATAAATATGCTTTATTCTCAAACATACCTTATAAGAGAGCTTAAAGGAGGTATATGGGTTACTTCAAAGGTAGAAATAACAAATAATACTCAAACAAATAATGAGTATCCAAATGTATCAAAAAAAATCCCTATAAATGTAAATAACAAAACCATCACCTCTGAAGAAATAGAGAGAATGGGCTACAACAATGCTAAAGAAATATTGGAAAATCAGGCTGGCTTTGTAAATAAGGGTAATTATATGGGTAATGAAGTAGTAGACCCTGCAGGAGGAAGTGCTGACAATATAAAAATATATATTAATGGTGTTTTGATGAATACTGCTAAAGGCAATGCCGATGCAGGTGTGGATTTAAGAAGAATACCTTCAAACCTCATAGAAAAAATAGAAATTATAGGCTCTTCAATTTATATCACAACAAAAACTCCAAAAGAAGATATTATACTTTTATCATTATCATACGGCTCATACAACACAATAGCCCCTTCAATACTCTTTTCAAAAAATATAGACGACAATCAAATATTTACCTTTACAGCAGATTCTTATTATAGTGATGCTAATTATTATTATAACTTCACAAACCTCGCAGGCAAATGGATTAAAGGAAACATTGAAGACAATAGACAATTTATAATAAACTCTTCTGCCAACTATAAATATATATTTAAAAATAAAAATTATATAAATGCATTTGCAAATATATCTTATTCAAGTTCAGCCTCACAGTACCAAATCCCCCCAATAAGCTATACAGATTCTTGGTTTAATTTTACAACTTTAGCTTCATCTATATCATACAACGGATTTTCTGAAGTGCTGGATTATAATATAAATCTCTCATATTTGTTTGACTCATTTGTAGACAGACCATATTTCAAAGAAGGTAAATTTGTATCAGACTATAAATCTCACGGACTAGCAATAAATACAACACTAAAAAGAATGGACGAGTTTATACCAAATACCATTACATTATACAATCAGCTAACCCCCGAATATAGATACGATATACTTACAGAAGAAAAAAATGCCTTAGAAACTAATTTTAATCATAACCCTCAAAGACATTCTCTAAATATAAAATATGAAATGCAGCTTTCCTTCGGATACTGGGATAATAATACTCCAATATTCACACTCATGCCAAGCATAAAATATGAATATCAAAATGAGTTTTTTACAAATCAAAAACATAATAATTATTTAGCATATAATGCAGGATTTAACCTAAACTTTTATAAAGGCTATAGTTTGTATTTTGCCTATATGAGCGATTATACAAGCCCAACATTTAATGATTTGTATTACGGCAATTTTAGTAACCCAAACTTAAAGCCAGAAACATATAATCAAATACTCACAAAAATATCATTAGAGCCTATAACAAACTTAAAAATAGAATCCTCATACACATACACTACCTACACAAATAAAATAATATGGTACAGCAGTATTCCAGAAAATGCAGACACTGCTATATCTCATATATTCTCTTCGAGCATAGGCTACGATATTTACTTTTTAACCTACAACAAAATAAAAGCAAAAATAGAATATTCTTATCAGCTTGCATATCTCAACGAAGAAAAACTTCCAAAAATAGGTTTGCCTAATAATGTTGTAACTGCACTGCTTGGGTATGATTTTGTTTCAGATGGTAAAATATTAAGCTCATTATCTTTTAATATTTATTATATATATTCAAGCCCAAGAGCAATGACATCAAATTATCCAATCTATTATTCAGAAGAGTTTCATAATTTGAATATATCATTTTATTCTATATGGTTTAAGCATTTAATATTTTCTATGCATTTTAAGAACATATTGAATAAGACGCCTATATTATCAGCCTATTCAGTAGCAAAGCCATTTACCTTTGAATTTGAAGTTGGATATAATTTTTAG
- a CDS encoding NUDIX hydrolase, whose amino-acid sequence MVVETPKGIVFVERKFEPKKGYIDLPGGFCEPYERIEDAVRRELFEETNIKIDNIHFLISGSNEYIYEGMMYVTTDMFFYAKIDYVPDVKPSDDASEVVFIKKENIDFDKLAFKSSKEALIEYIKITQ is encoded by the coding sequence ATGGTTGTTGAAACACCTAAAGGCATTGTATTTGTTGAAAGAAAGTTTGAGCCTAAGAAGGGCTATATTGATTTGCCGGGCGGGTTTTGCGAGCCTTATGAGAGAATAGAAGATGCCGTTAGAAGGGAGCTTTTTGAAGAGACTAATATAAAAATAGATAATATACATTTTCTTATAAGCGGAAGTAATGAGTATATTTATGAGGGTATGATGTATGTTACTACTGATATGTTTTTTTATGCTAAAATAGATTATGTTCCTGATGTTAAACCTTCTGATGATGCATCTGAAGTGGTATTTATAAAAAAAGAGAATATTGATTTTGACAAATTAGCTTTCAAATCATCAAAAGAAGCTTTAATAGAATATATTAAAATAACTCAATAA
- a CDS encoding DUF1848 domain-containing protein, giving the protein MIISASRRTDIPCYYCDWFFDRIKEGYCLVRNPFNSHQVSKIDLSTDVVDCIVFWTKDVSPMIDKLYLIKDYKYYFQFTINAYGEDIENVISKRKEKIIYSFKRLSEKIGKEKVLWRYDPIILSDKYSLDYHKKHFEYLIKELHNYTKKCIISFVDIYKKIESKIKDINIKKDDEHIFELSSFISDIAKYYNITVEACCEDLPNISKSKCIDENLISKIVGYNIKAKKDKNQRLNCGCIESIDIGAYNTCLSDCIYCYANSNKKSNITNSPILGSNVNDLDIVTERKCYSLKE; this is encoded by the coding sequence ATGATAATAAGTGCAAGCAGAAGAACTGATATTCCTTGTTATTACTGTGATTGGTTTTTTGATAGAATAAAAGAGGGGTATTGTTTAGTAAGAAATCCTTTTAACAGTCATCAGGTAAGTAAGATAGATTTGTCGACTGATGTTGTTGATTGTATAGTGTTTTGGACTAAAGATGTCTCTCCTATGATTGATAAATTATATTTGATTAAAGACTATAAATACTATTTTCAATTTACAATTAATGCATACGGTGAAGATATAGAAAATGTTATTTCAAAGAGAAAAGAGAAGATAATATATTCGTTTAAAAGACTTTCAGAGAAGATAGGAAAAGAAAAAGTTTTGTGGCGATATGACCCTATTATTTTAAGCGATAAATATAGCCTTGATTATCATAAAAAACATTTTGAATATTTAATAAAAGAGCTTCATAACTATACCAAAAAATGCATAATAAGTTTTGTTGATATCTATAAAAAAATAGAAAGCAAGATAAAAGATATAAATATTAAAAAAGATGATGAGCATATTTTTGAGTTATCTTCTTTTATTAGCGATATTGCTAAATATTATAATATAACTGTAGAGGCTTGTTGTGAGGATTTGCCTAATATTTCTAAAAGTAAATGCATTGATGAGAATCTCATATCAAAAATAGTAGGGTATAATATAAAAGCAAAGAAAGATAAAAACCAAAGGCTTAATTGCGGTTGTATTGAAAGTATTGACATAGGGGCTTACAACACTTGCTTATCTGATTGCATTTACTGTTATGCTAATAGTAACAAAAAAAGTAATATTACAAACTCTCCTATTCTTGGAAGCAATGTAAACGATTTGGATATTGTTACAGAGAGAAAGTGCTATTCTTTAAAAGAGTAA
- a CDS encoding C45 family autoproteolytic acyltransferase/hydolase: protein MYHSRFKGSHYEAGFKYGNILSKNNINPLSKIKISKECKDFSDKCLPIYKEFFPEIIEEIKGIADGLSCNNIKTNYKDIADFLFTIYAFTFENKCSSFAFKTDDDIILAKNSDFIKSIKKYCDSVYYKLIDSYSFIANTTAFIEMEDGINENGLACALTFVYPVKINYGFNAGMLVRYILEKCNDVNEALSFLEEVPISSSQNIIIADRNYNIALVECNCDKKHIIKNDYVFTSNHFASECMRVYQTDLEDDVHSHERYNTLENAFKNYKYNLYFSKELLSGKYGFMCQYDKKDDIDTIWSSIYSIRDKKIYRAEGNPSRNSFKEDKRLKFSY from the coding sequence ATGTATCATTCAAGATTTAAAGGAAGTCATTATGAGGCTGGCTTCAAATATGGAAATATACTTTCTAAAAATAATATAAACCCTTTAAGTAAAATAAAGATATCAAAAGAGTGTAAGGATTTTTCTGACAAATGCCTGCCAATATATAAAGAATTTTTTCCTGAAATAATAGAAGAAATAAAAGGAATAGCTGATGGATTAAGCTGCAATAATATAAAAACAAATTATAAAGATATAGCAGATTTTTTATTTACAATATATGCTTTTACATTTGAAAATAAATGTTCTTCTTTTGCTTTTAAAACTGATGATGATATTATTTTAGCAAAAAACAGTGATTTTATAAAAAGCATAAAAAAATATTGTGATAGCGTATATTATAAATTAATTGACTCCTATTCATTTATAGCAAACACAACAGCATTTATTGAAATGGAAGATGGTATTAATGAAAATGGTCTTGCCTGTGCTTTGACTTTTGTATATCCTGTAAAAATAAATTATGGTTTTAATGCTGGTATGCTTGTGAGATATATATTAGAAAAATGCAATGATGTAAATGAAGCTTTGTCTTTTTTAGAAGAAGTGCCTATATCATCATCACAAAATATTATTATAGCAGATAGAAATTATAATATAGCATTAGTTGAATGTAACTGTGATAAAAAGCATATAATAAAAAATGATTATGTATTTACTTCCAATCATTTTGCAAGTGAATGTATGAGAGTTTATCAAACAGATTTGGAAGATGATGTGCATTCTCATGAAAGATATAATACATTAGAAAATGCTTTTAAAAACTATAAATATAATTTATATTTTTCAAAAGAATTATTATCCGGCAAATATGGTTTTATGTGTCAGTATGATAAGAAAGATGATATTGATACAATTTGGTCAAGTATATATTCTATAAGGGATAAAAAGATATATAGAGCGGAAGGCAATCCTTCAAGAAATAGTTTTAAAGAGGATAAAAGATTAAAATTTTCTTATTAA
- a CDS encoding STAS domain-containing protein, with product MSLNIEDKGKAKVVKLEGKLDVNLSVSIESELDALIESGSINLILEISKVEYLSSSGIRVFINMMRKIKDKNGRLVLASVPDVIKKILKTVDLEDLFEVFDSVDDALATF from the coding sequence ATGAGTTTAAATATAGAAGATAAAGGTAAAGCAAAAGTTGTAAAATTAGAAGGTAAATTAGATGTTAATTTATCTGTATCTATAGAAAGCGAATTAGATGCTCTTATAGAGTCTGGAAGTATTAATTTGATTTTAGAAATATCTAAAGTTGAATATTTAAGCTCAAGCGGAATTAGAGTATTCATTAATATGATGAGAAAGATAAAAGATAAAAACGGAAGACTTGTTTTAGCTTCAGTACCTGATGTAATAAAGAAAATATTAAAAACTGTAGATTTAGAAGATTTATTTGAAGTTTTTGACAGCGTTGATGATGCTTTAGCTACATTCTAA